TGCAGGAGGGCATCGACCCGTACAGCGGCAGCGACGTCGCGACCCGGACCGAACTGGCCGGCAGTTGGATGACGGCCCTGTACGCGGCGACCGGAGCCATCTGCGCCGGCTGCCTGGTGGCCCTCGTGCGACTGCCTGGCCTTCAGGAGGCGCTGACCGCGGGCACGCTGTCGCTGCTCCTGCTGCTGCACGGACGCGGCATGGTCAACGTGTGGCAGCGCCTGGCCCTCGTGGTCCCGGGTTTGTGGGGAGCGACCCTGCTGGCCGTCGGCACCGCGGCCCGGCTGTCCCCTGCCGACCGTCCGGCGCTCGTCGCCGGACTGCTGGCGCTGGCCGCCGCGCTGGCCATTGCCTCTTGGACGGTGCCCGGCCGACGGGTGCTGCCGTACTGGGGCCGCGCAGCCGAACTGCTGCACTCGCTGCTGGCGATCGGCCTGCTGCCTCTGATGCTGTGGGTGCTCGGCGTCTTCGGCGCCCTCCGGGCGATCAACGGTTGACGGCGACCAACGGCTGACCGGCTGACCTGCACAGAGAACGGGAAGGGAACACAATCCCATGCAGTCCAAGCGTGACCAGGTCCAGGCCCATGCCTTCGTCATGGGCAGGCTCACCTCCGGCATGCTGCTCGCCGACCCCGACGCCCCGGAGAGCCCGCTGGCCCGTACCACCCGGGGCGCGGTCATCGGCGTCGTCGTCGCGGTGATCATCTCGGCGGGCGCGGCGGTGTACGGGCTCATCTCGCCCGGAGGCAACACCTCGTGGCGAACCTCGGACACCCTGATCGTCAACAGGGACACCGGAGGCCGCTACCTGTACATCGACGGCCGCCTCAGGCCGGTGCGCAACTACGCCTCCGCCCTGTTGATCGGCGGGAAGAAGCTGACGACCACCGCTGTGCGCACCGCGTCCCTGCGCGGCACGCCTGTCGGCGCCCCGGTCGGTATACCAGGGGCCCCGGACTCCGTTCCGGCGGCGAAGGACCTGGACGGCGGTGCCTGGCGCGTCTGCTCCAGCCTCGGCTCCGCGGGGACCGCGGTCACCACACTCGTCGCCGGGGCCCCCGTGGACGGCCGGGCGGTGGCCGAGGACCAGGCGCTCGTCGTGACCGGCCCGGACAAGGCGACGTACCTCGTCTGGCGGGGCAGCCGCCTCCGGCTCGACAAGGCCTCCGGCGCGGCCGTCTCCCTCGGCTATGACTCCGTGACACCGCGCCCGGTGTCCGCCGCGTTCCTGAACGCCCTGGCCCCCGGTGCTGCCCTTGCTCCGCCCTCCATGCCGGGCCGGGGCACCGCCGGGCCGTCGCTGGGCGGCGCTCGCGGCACGGTGGGCCGGGTGTACGTGGTGCGGGTGCTTGGCTCCGCACCGAAGTACTACCTGCTGCGGAAGGATGGCCTGGTGCCGCTCACGGCCGTCGGAGCAGCCCTCGTCCTTGGTGATCCCTCCACTCGCGAGAAGGCCTACGGCGGCCACTCGCCCGAGGCCGAGCAGTTGAGTGCCGACGTCCTCGGGGAGCACCTGGCATCCGGGGACCAGAGCCGGTCCGTCTCCTTGGGCGGCCTGCCGGACTCCCCACCCCGGGCGGCCTCCGTGCCTGACGATCAGGCGGCCTGTGCCCGTGTGGAGTCCGTGAACGGGCTGGTCCGCATCAGCACCGTACTGGTGCCACGCGGTGCCCTGGCCCCGGTGACCCAGGTGGAGCCCGGGGAATCCGCGGCGGCGTGCCTGCCGGTGGACGCCGTCGTGGTCCGGCCGGGCCGCGGCGCGCTGGTGCGGGCGCTGGGTGCCGGCGGTACGACGCTGGGCGACACGACGTACTTCGTGGCCGAGGACGGCGTGAAGTACCGGGTGTCTTCCAGCGACGCGCTGAAGGCATTGGGGTACGCGGACTCGGACGTGGTGGCACTGCCCTCGCCGTTGCTGTCCATGCTGCCGTCGGGACCGGACCTGGACCCCGGAGTGGCCGCGGGCGGTGGCAGCGCCACGATCACGCCTCCGGCTTGCGGAAACACCTCCGGAGGGTCGGGCCGGTCCCCGTCGCCCGCGGGGAGGGCCCCGGGAACCTGACTGGGTCTGCGTCGCCGGCTGCCGGGTGACGGGGGCAGGAGGCGTGGCGTGGCGCTGTGTACGAAGGGGCAGAGTTCGAGGGGCCGATAGCTCAGAAGTTCCTCAACCGTGGGCGCTTTCAAGTCGACTGGGCCCTAGCATTCTGTCGATCCTCCGAGCGACCCACTGGCCACGCAGTGGCACGACGGCTGGCGACGACAGTGGGTCAGCGTCCGCCGGGCGACCCACCGACCAGGCGACGGTGGTCAAGCGCCCGCCGGGTACCCCACCAACCAAGGAGCAGGACTATGGCAGGCGATGGACAGCGGTCAAGCGCACAGGCGACCCGGAACGGTATCCATGCGCTGGAGTCCGCTCTGACCGGCATCACGAAGTCCCGTCAGGACGTGGACAGTACCCGCGGCGATGTCGCCCGGGGCTACCAGGGCAGCGATGGCGGCCAGTTCGGACAGCTGCTCGTCAAGTGGGACGAGCAGTGCGGTGTCATTCAGCGCAACCTGCAGGACATGATTGAGAAGCTCAACCAGAGCCTCATTGAGCACCAGCAGACGCAGACGGCCGCGGGCGATGCCATCACCCAGGCCTCCGGCGCCTCGGACGCGGCCTTCCAGACGCTCGCCGGGGCCTGATCCCGCCTGGCCTCGTACTTCGCAGGTCACTCGATCGTGAAGATCAACCGGCCACGACCGGTCGCCACCGTGCGATCCGACGCGACTGAGCCGACGCGGCCGAGATCAGCCAACGATCTTCAGTTGACTCGTTCCTGACCGATGACCTGCGAAGCACGGCCCCACTTCCCTCCCGTATCCGACGACCGAGACGAGACCTGTGATGAGTGACCTTACCGACGGCAACATCTTCGTTGCCTACTCCAGCATGCAGAACGGCGCCGACGACATGGTCAGCCAGACCAAGGCGATCGCCACCACCCTGTCGAACCTGGAGGCGGAACTCGGTGAGCTGAAGAAGACCTGGTACGGCTCCGACGCCGACGTCTACCGGCAGAAGCAGACCGCCTGGGACCAGGCGGTCCACAACATGGAGCAGCTGCTCACCTCCCACGCCGTCCTGCTGACGGACATCTCCGGCAACTACAAGTACAGCGAGAACTCGCTGTCCCAGATGTGGTCCGAGGTCACGATCGGCCGCTGAGCGGCGGACCGGGCCCTTCGCTCCGTTGTGCGCCGTCCGGTAGACCGCCGGACGGCGCCCAACGGACCACCAGACAAGTGGTGGCAGATCTGATGCGCCTCGACGACCAGGAGCCCGAAGCCATGAAGCTCCGTCGGGAGGCGAACAACAGACGCTCGCTGTGCTGCTGACGGAGATCTCCGGCAACTACAAGTACAGCGAGAACTCGCTGTCCCAGATGTGGTCCGAGGTCACGATCGGCCGCTGAGCGGCGGACCGGGCCCTTCGTTCCGCCATGTGTCGTCCGGTAAGCGCCCTACGGCGCACGGCAGATTCAGGAGATAAACGGTGGCAGATCTGACCCACCTCGACGCCAACGGCCTGCAGACCTTCGTCGACAACGACGTGGCCGACTTCATCGACGCTCTGAAGCGCATTCGTGAGGACGACTCCGACGTCAAATCCGTCCACAGTGCCGTCGCGGGCTATGACAGTAGCGATGACGAGGTGGGCCGCAACAAGTTCCTGGTCATCGGTGGCCTGAACACGGACGCCGAGCCACAGGGCAAGGCCCTGATCGATGCGGTCACCAGCGCAGCGAAGGGGATCGACGAGTTTTTCTCCGCGCAGCAGTCTCTGTTCAAGAACATCGACAGTGACCTGAGGGAGACCATCAAGACCCTGTTGAAGACGCAGCAGGAGAGCTTGGCCGGCATCAAAGCACAGGAACTCCTCGACGTCTTTTCGAACCTCGACAGTGCTTCGAGTGCTGGTGCCGGTGCCGGTGCTGTTTCGGGTGCTGGTGCTGGTGCCAGTGCTGTTTCGGGTACCGCCACGACTTCGTGACACCACGGGTACGCGGACTCGGATGTGGCGGCGCTGCCCTCGCCGTTGCTGTCCATGCTGCCGTCGGGACCGGACCTGGACCCCGGAGTGGCCGAGGGCGGTGGCAGCGCCACGATCACGCCTCCGGCCTGCGGAAACACCTCCGGAGGGTCGGGCCGGTCCCCCGTCGCCCGCGGGGAGGGCCCCGGGAACCTGACCGGGTCTGCGTCGCCGGCCGCCGGGTGACGGGGGCAGGAGGCGTGGCGCGGTGTACGAAGGGGCAGAGTTCGAGGGCCGATAGCTCAGAAGTTCCTCAACCGTGAGCGCTTTCACCACGATCGGGCCCTAGCCTTCTGCCGATCCTCCGAGTGACCGCCGAACAAGGAGCAGCTCTGTGTCAGGCGATGGACAGGGGTCTGGCGCACAGGCGACCCGTAACGGCATGCATGCCCTGGAGTCCGCTCCGACCGGCATCACGAAGTACCCGTCAGGACCTGACCGTGGCGCGGCCGGTGGCGCCCGCGGGGCGAGGCTGGGGCCTTCGGTGTTCCGTAGCCATGTCTCGCAGGTCGACAGCCGGATCGGGCAGTTCCACGCCCTAGCCCGGCGTATGCCCCCCCCATCCCCCTCCCTACCCCGCGGAGCGCACCGCTGTGACTGAAACCGACCTCTGGGCCCTGGCGGTAAAACAGTTCACCGGATATCCCGTGCCCAGCAGGGACACGCTTTTCGATCCGACGAAGAACCAGCTCTTCCATGTCGATTTCGAGCACATGAAGATGCAGCCGGTAAATCTCAAAGAGATGGGCATGGGGGCCATCGAGGGCGATGACTACGACCTCGTGTTCTACACCTCCGGCGGGGACGGCCAGCACGACGGCGTGAAGATGGTGCGGACGAAGATCCATTTCGATGGGATGCCCAAGGACGGTCTTACCGGTTCCACCGGGCCCTGGGCGTCCGAGACCAGCACGATCGCGCAGTACATCGCGGGAAGTAGGGCAGCCCTCGACACGTTGCTCGCGGAGCACACCACCAGCGACTTCCCCGTAACCAACGGACTGAGTGTGGCGACGACGGACGTCGTCGATCTCAAGTCGTTCGAGCGGATGGCCCAGGCGTTCGACCGGGCGAAGAAGTTCTTCGAAGACCGTTCCAGCACGTTGGGTCAGTGGGAGGAGTCCCTGGGCGAGGAGCAGGCCGCGTGGAAGGGGCAGGCGGCCGAGGTGTTCAGGTCGCTGATTCTCCAGTTGCACAAGAACTACGAAGGCTATGTGCACCAGCTCGGTGGCAGGGGCTACAGGGCCGGAGGTTCCACGGTCGACGGTTACACGCCCAGTTCCAGGTTCGGCAGTGCGTTGGCGGCTGGCCAGCAGTGGCTGTACTACACCGCCGACAGCCTGCGGGGAACGTGGGACAGTTGGGCCGAGGGGGCCAAGCACATCCCGCACCGGTGGTTGGTGGACGTGCTGGACGAACTGCAACAGTGGTTGTTCCAGAACAACATCACGCAGGTCAACAAGCATGAGGTCTTGGCTACAATGATCACTGCTGGGCGCGAGACGACCTGGGAACCAGCTAGCACCAAGTACACCACCACTGGCGCCTTCCTGCAGACCCATCCCAGCTACGGGGACCTCTCGAATCCTGACAGCTGGACGAAGATCGCCGACGAAGCGGTCAAGCGGTGGGCGGCTCACACCGCCGACACGGCAGACCCGGGTGCCAGGAAGGCGCTGCGCGAGCTCAACAATCATTGGCTTGCGGAGTCCGAGATCCTGGCCCAGCCACTGACGACCAGTGACACCAGCCCTCTGGCGCAGTCGGGGGCTGTCGACGGCACCACCGAGAGCCTCGGCAAGGCACTCACTGACCTGAACAACAACATCAACGACGGCATGACCGATCTGAACAACAACATCAACGACGGCATGGCCGGCATGAGCAACGGCATCAACGACGGCATGGCCGGCATGAGTGACGGCATGACCGCTCTGAACAGCGGTCTGAACAGCGGTCTGAACAGCGGTCTGAACAGCGCTGGCGCCGGGCTGGGAGGAGACCTCCAGAACCTCAACGCCGACACCGGAGCCGTCCAGACCACAGGTTCCGGTGGGGCGGGCACCACTACTCAGCCGGATGGTTCGGTCACTTCGTCGCAGCTGAACCCGTCGGTGAGTTCGCTGACCACGCCGGGCGGGGTGATGAGTAGCGGCACTGTCGATCCGGGGTCGGCAGTGACGAATGCGGACGGTAGTACGTCGTTGTTGAACCCGGACGGTTCGGTGACCACGACGTTCCCGAACGGGACCGTCCAGACCACAGGTTCCGGTGGGGCGGGCACCACTACTCAGCCGGATGGTTCGGTCATTTCGTCGCAGCTGAACCCGTCGGTGAGTTCGCTGACCACGCCGAGCGGCGGTACGACCACGTTGAACCCTGATGGGTCGCTGGCCACCACTTTTCCCGATGGCGGCTTCAGCCTCCTCAACCCGGCCACCGGGAAACTGACCACCACATCCCGGGACGGCAGGACGAAGAGCAGTACCGTCGATCCGGGTATGGCGGTGACGAATGCGGACGGTAGTACGTCGTTGTTGAACCCGGATGGTTCGGTGACCACGACGTTCCCGGACGGGACCGTGCAGACCATAGGTTCCGGTGGGGCGGTCGCCACCACTCAGCCGGATGGCTCGGTCGTCTCGTCGCAGCTGAATCCGTCGGTGGGTTCGCTCACCACGCCGAGTGGCGGTACGACGTCGTTGAACCCTGGTGGGTCGCTGGCGACGCACTTCGCTGACGGGTCGACGCAGACGGTGGATCCGGTCACCGGTGCGGTCACGACGACGTCGCCGGGCGGGGTGACGAGCAGCAGTACCGTCGATCCGGGTATGGCGGTGACGAATGCGGACGGTAGTACGTCGTTGTTGAACCCGGATGGTTCGGTGACCACGAAGTTCCCGGACGGGACCGTGCAGACCATAGGTTCCGGTGGTGCGGTCGCCACCACTCAGCCGGATGGCTCGGTCGTCTCGTCGCAGCTGAATCCGTCGGTGGGTTCGCTCACCACGCCGAGTGGCGGTACGACGTCGTTGAACCCTGGTGGGTCGCTGGCGACGCACTTCGCTGACGGGTCGACGCAGACGGTGGATCCGGTCACCGGTGCGGTCACGACGACGTCGCCGGGCGGGGTGACGAGCAGCAGTACCGTCGATCCGGGTATGGCGGTGACGAATGCGGACGGTAGTACGTCGTTGTTGAACCCGGATGGTTCGGTGACCACGAAGTTCCCGGACGGGACCGTGCAGACCATAGGTTCCGGTGGTGCGGTCGCCACCACTCAGCCGGATGGCTCGGTCGTCTCGTCGCAGCTGAATCCGTCGGTGGGTTCGCTCACCACGCCGAGTGGCGGTACGACGTCGTTGAACCCTGGTGGGTCGCTGGCGACGCACTTCGCTGACGGGTCGACGCAGACGGTGGATCCGGTCACCGGTGCGGTCACGACGACGTCGCCGGGCGGGGTGACGAGCAGCAGTACCGTCGATCCGGGTATGGCGGTGACGAATGCGGACGGTAGTACGTCGTTGTTGAACCCGGATGGTTCGGTGACCACGAAGTTCCCGGACGGGACCGTGCAGACCATAGGTTCCGGTGGTGCGGTCACCACCACTCAGCCGGACGGCTCGGTCACCACCACGCACCTCAACGGCACACCCGGCGGCAGCAGCACCGTCGGTAGCGCGTCACTGCCTGCCGGCGGCAGGTCCACCGTCAGCCTGTCCGATCTCTCCAGCGTTCCAGCCCACACCTCCGGCGGGTCTGCAGCCTCAGTCCTGTCCTCGGACAACAGTGGCCTGAAGAGCGCCGGCGGCAGCTCCTTCGAGGAGTACGACAGCACCCCGTACACCGGAGGCGTGCTTGGCGCACCCACCAGCGGCTCGACCGCCTCCACGGCGAATGCGGCCGGCGGCGGAGTGCCGTTGAACCCCATGGCGATGGGTGGCATGGGGGGCATGGGTGCAATGGGCGGCATGGGTGGCATGGGTGGCATGGGCGGAGGCCAGGGATCGAACAACGAACGCGTCCGCAATGTGCTGAGCGACAGCGACGGCGCCAGCCTGCGCAGGTCGAAGTCGCGGTCGCGTGCCGCGGGGGCCGACGAGGAAGAGGACGTGGTCTTCACCCGGGCCGGACGGCCCGTCACCACGTCATCTCCTTACAGTGCGACGGGCACTCCTCATGGTCAAGGCGGCCAGGCCACCGAATCGGGCGCCCGCGAACGGGCCAACTGGACACAGGAGGAAGAGGACGTGTGGGGCACGGATGAAGGAGGCGCTCCGGCGGTGATCGGACGATGAACAAGGGAAAGGGCAGCGGCGACGACGCGGCTCAGGAGCCGGTGGCGCCGTCAGCGTCGATCGAGGAAAGGCTGGCCCAAGCCATGGCCGAACTCGAAGCCACCCAGGAAGCAGTCGCGAAGGCCGAGACGGAACTGCGCGACGCCTCGTTCACCGTGCGCTCCAGGGACCGGGCGGTGGAGGTCACGGTGGGACATCAGGGGGAGTTGACAGCACTGAGGTTCCTGGAAGGCAAATACCGGAACATGTCGGCGGGCGAACTCGCCGGCAGTGTGCTGGAGGCGGCGGAAAGGGCCCGGACACAGATGTCCCGGCACGTGATGGAGACGTTCCAGCCCTTCACCCAGCCGAGCGCCACGGCGCCCGAACTGACCGGGGTGGACATCGACTGGGCTGCGATTTTCGGGCCCTCCGTCCAGGAGGAGCCGCAGGCCGTGGCCGGCCGCCACACCAGGAACCGGCTGCGCGACGAGATCGGCGAGGACACGGAGGACGAGCACGATGTCTGATGGCAACACCTACATCGCGAACGCGGACGAGGTCCGCGGAGCGGCGGCCGTCCTCAACCAGATCGAGAAGGCAGCGCGTCAGATGCTGGATGACTTCCGCGCCGGCGTGAGCGAAACGGTCGGCTGGGAGGGACAGAACGACAGTTACGCCCGGTCGGTTAAGAAGGATGTGGCTAAGCAGGACAGTGGGGTGACGACTGTCACGGCGGCGGTGGCGGACGCGGTCGCCGGTATCACCAACGGCACTGTCGCGAATGCGGACAACATCACGCGCACGCAGGCAGGGAACCTCGATGCGATTCGTCAGGCCGGCGCTGCCTCCGGCGATACGGGACATCGCCGCTGAACACGCTGGGTGGTCGTCGGAGTCGGATTGAGCCACTCAGCGTGAGGGCGGCCGGGGCGGATGCCCCGGCCGTGAAGCGCACGCAGGGGGCGCCGTCGTCTGTACCGTCTGCGAGCTGCTGCGCCGCAACGAGGATGACCTCACCCACGGCCAATACACCCTGGCGAAAGACGAGTTGACGCAGACGGGACTTACGGATGGCAGATCTGAACCGGCTGGCGGGCCAAGGAACCGCTGCGTGACCTGCTCCACCTCGCTGTCACGCACACTCGCACTCATCCAGACCGCTCCGCGATCTCCGTCACCCACCACCGCTTGCACGCTCACGTCACCGACCGCGCCCACCTGCCCGGACTCGGCACCCTCGCCGAGACCGTGACCAGTGGCGGGAACGGCACCGAGGTGTGCCTCACTCCTGACGTCACCAGCGCCGCCGGTGCAGGGAACAACGGCGTGATCAAGCTCGGAGGGCGTAATGCGTTCGGCTTCCACAACCGCGAGAACCAGCACCTGCGGTCACGTTGTGCAACCACTCGTGCGAGCTCCCCGCCGCCTCAGCCACCACAAAATTTGAAAACCCGCGAAATGAATACGAAGAAGTGACTTTTTTATGGCGATCAAGGCCTCTCCGTTGGTGAACAACATGCTTTTCGTTCTCATTGGTGAGCGTTTGTTGCAGGCGAATGAGGATCTGGCTGGTGCCAGTCATGTGTCGTACCGGCGGTTGGCGAGGAATCTGGATGAGTTGTCCGATCTCATCGAGCAGTCTGTTGCGGGTGCTGCGAGGTCGTTGCCGGCTCAGGTCGGGCAGGATTATGTCCGTGCGATGGGTACGTTCGTGGACGGCGGGGGGACTGGTTACCTGAGGAAGTTCTCGGCGGATCTGGACGGAATTGCCGATGACCGGGTGAGGGCTTCGTATCAGATCCTGGAGTCCAAGTGGCAGATCATTGCTGAGGTGATCCGGCTTCTGATCGAGTTGGCTGTTGCCTTTGCGTTGTCCATGTTCAGTGGTGGGGCGGCTTTGGGTCGGGCGGCTGTGGCAAGGGCCCGTAGTCGTGCTGCGATCTTGGTGATTATGGCTGCGCTTCAGCGGCATGCGCTGCCGGCGGTGAGTGAGGCGTTCGAGGAGGCTTTCGAGACGTTCGCGGTGCGTCTGGGCATGATCGCTTTCACGTCTGGCGCGTTGAGTCCGAAGGGTTTCGACTGGAAGCAGATCGCGCAGGACGGGCTGATCGGCGGGATCATGGGGGCTGTCCACCACCCTCTGGCTGGTTTGTTGCAGGGCGCCACTGACGCGGCGAAGAAGGCTTTCAAGCGCGGGGCGCCGGTGAAGGATTTCGCCGGTGATGTTGTTGCGAAGACCGTTGCCAGGACGGAGGCGGCCGGTGTCAAACGGTTGCCTGGTGGTGGGGATGGTGTGGGGTTGGAGGGGCATGCGCATGCGCATGCGCATCCGGGAGTGGCGAGCAGTTCTCTTGCCGAG
This portion of the Streptomyces canus genome encodes:
- the eccB gene encoding type VII secretion protein EccB; translation: MQSKRDQVQAHAFVMGRLTSGMLLADPDAPESPLARTTRGAVIGVVVAVIISAGAAVYGLISPGGNTSWRTSDTLIVNRDTGGRYLYIDGRLRPVRNYASALLIGGKKLTTTAVRTASLRGTPVGAPVGIPGAPDSVPAAKDLDGGAWRVCSSLGSAGTAVTTLVAGAPVDGRAVAEDQALVVTGPDKATYLVWRGSRLRLDKASGAAVSLGYDSVTPRPVSAAFLNALAPGAALAPPSMPGRGTAGPSLGGARGTVGRVYVVRVLGSAPKYYLLRKDGLVPLTAVGAALVLGDPSTREKAYGGHSPEAEQLSADVLGEHLASGDQSRSVSLGGLPDSPPRAASVPDDQAACARVESVNGLVRISTVLVPRGALAPVTQVEPGESAAACLPVDAVVVRPGRGALVRALGAGGTTLGDTTYFVAEDGVKYRVSSSDALKALGYADSDVVALPSPLLSMLPSGPDLDPGVAAGGGSATITPPACGNTSGGSGRSPSPAGRAPGT
- a CDS encoding WXG100 family type VII secretion target; protein product: MSDLTDGNIFVAYSSMQNGADDMVSQTKAIATTLSNLEAELGELKKTWYGSDADVYRQKQTAWDQAVHNMEQLLTSHAVLLTDISGNYKYSENSLSQMWSEVTIGR
- a CDS encoding type VII secretion system-associated protein, with product MADLTHLDANGLQTFVDNDVADFIDALKRIREDDSDVKSVHSAVAGYDSSDDEVGRNKFLVIGGLNTDAEPQGKALIDAVTSAAKGIDEFFSAQQSLFKNIDSDLRETIKTLLKTQQESLAGIKAQELLDVFSNLDSASSAGAGAGAVSGAGAGASAVSGTATTS
- a CDS encoding AAWKG family protein (Members of this family are unrelated to eukaryotic Tcp10, although some members contain a repetitive region similar to a C-terminal repeat region of Tcp10.), which codes for MTETDLWALAVKQFTGYPVPSRDTLFDPTKNQLFHVDFEHMKMQPVNLKEMGMGAIEGDDYDLVFYTSGGDGQHDGVKMVRTKIHFDGMPKDGLTGSTGPWASETSTIAQYIAGSRAALDTLLAEHTTSDFPVTNGLSVATTDVVDLKSFERMAQAFDRAKKFFEDRSSTLGQWEESLGEEQAAWKGQAAEVFRSLILQLHKNYEGYVHQLGGRGYRAGGSTVDGYTPSSRFGSALAAGQQWLYYTADSLRGTWDSWAEGAKHIPHRWLVDVLDELQQWLFQNNITQVNKHEVLATMITAGRETTWEPASTKYTTTGAFLQTHPSYGDLSNPDSWTKIADEAVKRWAAHTADTADPGARKALRELNNHWLAESEILAQPLTTSDTSPLAQSGAVDGTTESLGKALTDLNNNINDGMTDLNNNINDGMAGMSNGINDGMAGMSDGMTALNSGLNSGLNSGLNSAGAGLGGDLQNLNADTGAVQTTGSGGAGTTTQPDGSVTSSQLNPSVSSLTTPGGVMSSGTVDPGSAVTNADGSTSLLNPDGSVTTTFPNGTVQTTGSGGAGTTTQPDGSVISSQLNPSVSSLTTPSGGTTTLNPDGSLATTFPDGGFSLLNPATGKLTTTSRDGRTKSSTVDPGMAVTNADGSTSLLNPDGSVTTTFPDGTVQTIGSGGAVATTQPDGSVVSSQLNPSVGSLTTPSGGTTSLNPGGSLATHFADGSTQTVDPVTGAVTTTSPGGVTSSSTVDPGMAVTNADGSTSLLNPDGSVTTKFPDGTVQTIGSGGAVATTQPDGSVVSSQLNPSVGSLTTPSGGTTSLNPGGSLATHFADGSTQTVDPVTGAVTTTSPGGVTSSSTVDPGMAVTNADGSTSLLNPDGSVTTKFPDGTVQTIGSGGAVATTQPDGSVVSSQLNPSVGSLTTPSGGTTSLNPGGSLATHFADGSTQTVDPVTGAVTTTSPGGVTSSSTVDPGMAVTNADGSTSLLNPDGSVTTKFPDGTVQTIGSGGAVTTTQPDGSVTTTHLNGTPGGSSTVGSASLPAGGRSTVSLSDLSSVPAHTSGGSAASVLSSDNSGLKSAGGSSFEEYDSTPYTGGVLGAPTSGSTASTANAAGGGVPLNPMAMGGMGGMGAMGGMGGMGGMGGGQGSNNERVRNVLSDSDGASLRRSKSRSRAAGADEEEDVVFTRAGRPVTTSSPYSATGTPHGQGGQATESGARERANWTQEEEDVWGTDEGGAPAVIGR
- a CDS encoding YbaB/EbfC family nucleoid-associated protein → MNKGKGSGDDAAQEPVAPSASIEERLAQAMAELEATQEAVAKAETELRDASFTVRSRDRAVEVTVGHQGELTALRFLEGKYRNMSAGELAGSVLEAAERARTQMSRHVMETFQPFTQPSATAPELTGVDIDWAAIFGPSVQEEPQAVAGRHTRNRLRDEIGEDTEDEHDV